A genomic segment from Thiomicrorhabdus aquaedulcis encodes:
- the cas1c gene encoding type I-C CRISPR-associated endonuclease Cas1c, whose product MKKLQNSLYITRQGAYLHKERETLVIEVEKEKAMQVPIHAIQAIYCFGNVMVSPFLMGFCGENGVHLAFFTEYGRFLGRLQGKQTGNVLLRQAQYKTAELKPELISRNIIAAKLTNSRSVLYRHLRNYAENKSVNQAIIQINSALGRLQKAIQLDSIRGIEGEAAAFYFGVFDELILPSVGEGFEFNTRSRRPPLDRVNALLSFLYSVVGNDISAALQGVGLDPQMGFLHQTRPGRDSLAQDILEEFRAWLVDRLVLSLINRKQIKANDFVIEASGAVKLKDDARKTVLVALQNRKQETVKHPFLNEDVPIGLLPHVQALLLARHLRGDLAEYPPFVPR is encoded by the coding sequence ATGAAGAAACTGCAAAATAGCCTTTACATAACCCGTCAAGGGGCTTACTTACACAAAGAGCGCGAAACCTTAGTGATCGAGGTCGAAAAAGAAAAGGCTATGCAAGTGCCGATTCATGCTATCCAGGCTATTTATTGTTTTGGAAACGTAATGGTATCGCCATTTTTAATGGGGTTTTGCGGTGAAAATGGCGTGCATTTGGCGTTTTTTACCGAGTACGGTCGGTTTTTGGGGCGGTTACAAGGTAAGCAAACGGGAAACGTGTTGTTGCGACAGGCGCAATACAAAACCGCCGAGCTTAAACCAGAGTTAATTTCGCGCAATATTATTGCCGCCAAATTGACTAATTCGCGTTCAGTTTTATATCGTCATTTACGAAATTACGCTGAAAATAAATCCGTTAATCAAGCGATTATTCAAATTAACTCTGCCCTTGGGCGTTTACAAAAAGCCATACAATTAGACTCGATTCGCGGCATAGAAGGGGAAGCCGCCGCATTTTACTTTGGCGTATTCGACGAATTGATTTTGCCATCGGTCGGTGAGGGGTTTGAATTTAATACGCGAAGCCGTCGTCCGCCATTAGACAGAGTAAACGCCTTGCTTTCATTTTTATACAGTGTGGTCGGCAATGACATTAGTGCCGCGTTGCAAGGTGTTGGGCTTGATCCGCAAATGGGCTTTTTACACCAGACCAGGCCTGGTCGTGACAGTTTAGCGCAAGATATTCTGGAAGAGTTTCGAGCATGGTTGGTGGATCGCTTAGTGTTAAGTTTAATTAACCGTAAACAAATCAAAGCCAATGACTTTGTGATAGAAGCCAGCGGCGCAGTCAAATTAAAAGACGATGCGCGAAAAACGGTGCTAGTTGCTTTGCAAAACCGCAAGCAAGAAACGGTAAAGCATCCATTTTTAAATGAAGATGTGCCTATTGGTTTATTGCCCCATGTACAAGCACTTTTGCTAGCGCGTCATCTACGAGGCGATTTGGCAGAGTATCCTCCCTTTGTTCCGCGTTAG
- the cas7c gene encoding type I-C CRISPR-associated protein Cas7/Csd2: MMTIQNRYEFVYFFDVINGNPNGDPDAGNMPRLDPESSKGLVTDVSLKRKIRNYIQLSEEQTPGYDIYVQEKGVLNRQNQKAYDALEIKSESKKLPKEQEKAKAVTDWMCANFFDVRAFGAVMTTEVNSGQVRGPLQLAFAKSIDPIIPLEISITRMAVTNEKDLEKERTMGRKHIVPYGLYRVHGFVSAKLAEKTGFSSSDLEKVWKSLEMMFEHDHSAARGEMSARKLIVFKHDNALGSAPAHKLFERVTVERVNGEEGTPASEFKDYAIQLNQEGLKEMGVEAKEIF, encoded by the coding sequence ATAATGACTATTCAAAACCGCTATGAATTTGTGTATTTTTTTGACGTAATTAACGGTAATCCAAATGGAGACCCAGACGCGGGTAATATGCCCCGGCTTGATCCCGAGTCCAGTAAGGGGCTTGTTACTGATGTCAGTCTTAAGCGTAAAATTAGAAACTATATTCAGTTAAGTGAAGAGCAAACGCCTGGTTATGATATTTACGTTCAAGAAAAGGGCGTTTTGAACCGTCAAAATCAAAAAGCCTATGATGCCTTGGAAATTAAATCTGAATCCAAAAAATTACCTAAAGAGCAGGAAAAAGCAAAAGCCGTGACGGATTGGATGTGCGCTAACTTTTTCGATGTTAGAGCCTTTGGTGCGGTAATGACAACCGAAGTGAATTCAGGCCAAGTACGCGGGCCTTTACAGTTGGCGTTTGCTAAATCTATTGATCCAATTATTCCATTAGAAATATCGATTACCCGTATGGCGGTAACCAACGAAAAAGATTTAGAAAAAGAGCGCACTATGGGGCGTAAGCACATTGTGCCTTATGGTTTGTATCGGGTGCATGGTTTTGTTTCAGCCAAATTAGCCGAAAAAACCGGCTTTTCAAGTTCCGACTTAGAAAAGGTTTGGAAGTCATTGGAAATGATGTTTGAACACGACCATTCTGCTGCACGTGGCGAAATGTCAGCACGTAAGTTGATCGTGTTTAAACATGACAATGCTTTAGGTAGTGCGCCCGCGCATAAATTGTTTGAACGCGTCACAGTTGAGCGTGTTAATGGCGAAGAAGGTACGCCTGCCAGTGAGTTCAAAGACTATGCTATACAACTGAATCAAGAGGGTTTAAAAGAAATGGGTGTTGAAGCCAAAGAGATCTTCTAG
- the cas2 gene encoding CRISPR-associated endonuclease Cas2, protein MMVLITYDISFDDPGGQRRLRHIAKACLDHGVRVQYSVFECEIDPAQWVALKAKLLEIYNEDADSLRFYMLGTKWRSKVEHHGAKKALDIFQDTLIL, encoded by the coding sequence ATGATGGTTTTAATTACTTATGATATTTCATTTGATGACCCAGGTGGACAACGTCGGCTGCGTCACATTGCAAAGGCTTGTTTGGATCATGGCGTACGCGTACAGTATTCGGTGTTTGAGTGCGAAATTGACCCAGCGCAATGGGTGGCATTAAAAGCCAAACTACTCGAAATTTATAATGAAGATGCCGACAGTTTGCGATTTTATATGTTGGGTACTAAATGGCGAAGTAAGGTTGAGCATCATGGTGCTAAAAAAGCACTGGATATTTTTCAAGACACGTTGATATTATAA
- a CDS encoding transposase — translation MKHQKRYDDQLKQQAIEMALEGSKSVAQIARDLDIKDNTLYGWVDKHRRDNPDKASTKLVVAIPVDLEAQNRKLKRELARALEDVELLKKAAAYFAVHK, via the coding sequence ATGAAACATCAAAAACGCTATGACGACCAACTCAAACAGCAAGCCATTGAAATGGCGCTAGAAGGTTCAAAATCCGTGGCACAAATCGCCCGAGATTTAGACATAAAAGACAACACTCTTTACGGTTGGGTTGATAAACATCGTCGTGATAATCCTGATAAAGCTTCAACTAAACTGGTTGTCGCAATACCAGTCGATTTAGAGGCACAGAACCGCAAACTCAAACGCGAACTCGCTCGTGCATTGGAGGACGTTGAACTCCTAAAAAAGGCGGCGGCGTACTTTGCGGTTCACAAGTAG
- the cas3 gene encoding CRISPR-associated helicase Cas3' has product MPDELFGWPFYKFLAYAIAGHHAGLANGINEGDGRSTLEARLKQTLGKELCQLDNEAWRKELTLPEVNQLSPKIQPHPDQGIHGFQFAFLIRMIFSCLVDADFVDTDKFYKQLEGKPWLRGGYPELVDLKFVFDAYLQDKSANSKPTKVNQLRQDILTTARERSHLSPGLFTFTVPTGGGKTFSSMAFALDHALQHGMRRVIYVIPFTSIIEQNAKVFREAFGELGEAAVLEHHSNFDDRRIKNEDTQDKLKLAMENWDMPIVVTTAVQFFESLFADRPSRCRKLHNISGSVIILDEAQTLPLKFLKPVMAVIDELARNYGCSVVLCTATQPALCAPDFDKGFENVREIAPNPARLFEELSLVSVSHLGELEDEQLLERIKANEQILTIVNNRRHAQSLFQALKGRQVEGVFHLTTLMCAAHRIQTLNTLRERLKNNQACRVISTSLIEAGVDVDFPCVMRAEAGLDSIAQAAGRCNRERLKTKEDSHAWVFKSPDWKIPPELDGLAAGMRSVFRRGYDNLLGQQAIKEYFSEVYWRKGDELDQKRLMKMHQDHAPKMTFPFQTIAKEFRMIESFMHPIFVPFDEEAESLLAQLKITDEVGKVLRKLQPYIVQIPMKGFEALQMAGAIQTVAPHRFEDQFWELINHDIYDQEFGISWNDPSFIKAESSVI; this is encoded by the coding sequence TTGCCAGATGAATTGTTTGGTTGGCCATTTTATAAATTTTTAGCTTATGCCATTGCTGGTCATCATGCAGGTTTAGCCAATGGAATTAATGAGGGTGATGGGCGGAGTACGCTTGAAGCGCGTTTAAAACAAACTCTTGGTAAAGAGTTATGCCAGCTAGATAATGAGGCTTGGCGCAAAGAATTGACTTTACCTGAAGTAAATCAACTTTCACCAAAAATTCAGCCTCACCCTGATCAGGGCATTCATGGTTTTCAGTTCGCATTTTTAATCCGCATGATTTTTTCTTGTTTAGTGGATGCCGACTTTGTAGATACAGATAAGTTTTATAAGCAATTAGAGGGTAAGCCTTGGTTGCGAGGCGGGTATCCAGAGTTGGTTGACTTGAAATTCGTTTTTGATGCCTATCTTCAAGATAAGTCAGCCAATAGCAAACCAACCAAGGTCAATCAATTACGCCAAGACATTTTAACTACCGCGCGTGAGCGTTCGCACTTGTCACCAGGCCTGTTTACGTTCACCGTGCCAACAGGAGGCGGTAAAACTTTTAGCTCTATGGCGTTTGCATTGGATCATGCTTTGCAGCATGGTATGCGTCGCGTGATTTATGTGATTCCGTTTACCAGCATTATTGAACAGAATGCTAAGGTTTTTCGTGAGGCGTTTGGTGAGTTGGGCGAAGCGGCTGTGCTCGAACATCATAGTAACTTTGATGATAGGCGTATCAAAAATGAAGATACGCAAGATAAGCTCAAATTGGCTATGGAAAACTGGGATATGCCGATTGTGGTGACCACCGCAGTACAATTTTTTGAATCCTTATTTGCGGATCGGCCTTCGCGCTGCCGCAAGTTACATAATATTTCCGGCAGTGTGATTATTTTGGATGAAGCGCAAACTCTGCCGCTTAAATTTCTTAAGCCTGTAATGGCTGTGATTGATGAGCTTGCTCGCAATTATGGATGTTCTGTGGTGCTGTGTACGGCTACCCAACCTGCACTGTGCGCGCCAGATTTTGATAAGGGGTTTGAAAATGTGCGTGAAATTGCGCCGAATCCTGCAAGGCTTTTTGAAGAATTAAGCTTGGTCAGCGTTAGCCATTTAGGCGAGTTGGAAGATGAGCAATTATTAGAGCGGATTAAGGCAAATGAACAAATTCTAACTATTGTTAATAACCGCCGTCATGCACAATCTTTATTTCAAGCGCTCAAGGGAAGGCAGGTTGAAGGCGTTTTTCATCTCACAACCCTTATGTGTGCCGCGCATCGTATTCAAACTCTAAACACACTTCGTGAAAGATTGAAAAACAACCAGGCCTGCCGAGTGATTTCAACCTCGTTAATCGAGGCGGGCGTTGATGTTGACTTTCCATGCGTTATGCGTGCCGAAGCTGGACTGGACTCCATAGCCCAAGCCGCTGGGCGCTGTAACCGCGAGCGTTTAAAAACCAAAGAAGACAGTCATGCTTGGGTGTTCAAGTCACCCGATTGGAAAATTCCGCCGGAATTGGACGGCTTGGCGGCCGGTATGCGTTCGGTGTTTCGTCGCGGTTATGACAACCTGCTAGGGCAGCAAGCGATTAAAGAATATTTTTCGGAAGTCTATTGGCGCAAGGGTGATGAGTTAGATCAAAAGCGGTTAATGAAAATGCATCAGGATCACGCGCCTAAGATGACTTTTCCTTTTCAGACCATTGCGAAAGAGTTTCGGATGATCGAAAGTTTTATGCATCCAATTTTTGTGCCGTTTGACGAGGAAGCAGAATCTTTATTGGCGCAACTCAAAATAACGGATGAGGTGGGTAAAGTGTTGCGAAAACTCCAGCCTTATATCGTGCAAATTCCTATGAAAGGCTTTGAGGCATTACAGATGGCGGGAGCGATTCAGACAGTTGCACCGCATCGGTTTGAAGACCAATTTTGGGAGCTGATTAACCATGATATTTATGATCAAGAGTTTGGTATAAGTTGGAATGATCCGTCATTTATCAAAGCAGAAAGTTCAGTTATTTAG
- the cas8c gene encoding type I-C CRISPR-associated protein Cas8c/Csd1: MILMALTQYYDRLANASDGAKVPAYGFSEEKIGYILVLSEKGELVDVVPNLTDEKKPRPKFMAVPRPEKRTSGVKPNFLWDKTAYVLGIALPKDKKTEVVFELSLVTFEAFRDTHSSLLSQTEDKGLKAVFQFLQNWQPENFESSVLTSDILDANVVFRLDGVRQFIHESIEAKEIWSSQLKSEDGKEAMCLLTGKQQPISRLHPSIKGVSGGQSSGVSIVSFNKDSFESYGKEQGVNAPVSEQAAFAYTTALNYLLRRENRQSIGLGDTTIVFWAQADKTEKAQKAESLFMNFFNPQSATDESETVQLQVEIEKLAKGRPLSEIAPDLDPKTQFFILGLAPNAARLSIRFWLQTEFGYIQQKLSEHFQDLALDPLPWKTPPSIWRLLMQLVPHREGQKNKIEDVPAHLAGELIRSVLTGQRYPRAILAQLLSRFRSDGDINGLRVAMVKAVLQREFRKQLTKEEIPMSLDESNTNPAYLLGRLFAVLENIQRGALGDKVNATIADKYYASASTVPYSVYPRLLSGSKHHLSKIRKERPGWAFNLEKELGQIMSQLPTEFPRHFSIENQGRFSIGYYHQKNARFVNAIKDETNELISEGEE, from the coding sequence ATGATATTAATGGCTTTGACTCAATATTATGATCGTTTAGCCAATGCCAGCGATGGTGCAAAAGTACCCGCTTACGGTTTTAGCGAAGAAAAGATTGGCTATATTCTTGTGCTTTCTGAAAAAGGTGAGCTGGTGGACGTTGTACCAAACTTAACCGATGAAAAAAAACCGCGGCCTAAGTTTATGGCGGTGCCAAGACCTGAAAAAAGAACGTCAGGCGTTAAGCCAAATTTTTTGTGGGATAAAACAGCTTATGTATTAGGTATAGCATTGCCTAAAGACAAAAAAACTGAGGTTGTTTTTGAATTGTCTTTAGTTACGTTTGAAGCATTTCGGGATACACATTCGTCACTATTGAGTCAGACAGAGGATAAGGGTCTAAAAGCGGTTTTCCAATTTTTGCAGAATTGGCAACCAGAAAATTTTGAGTCTTCTGTTTTAACTTCAGACATCTTAGACGCAAATGTTGTGTTTCGATTGGATGGGGTTCGCCAATTTATCCATGAATCTATTGAGGCAAAAGAAATTTGGTCGTCACAGCTAAAGTCAGAAGATGGCAAAGAAGCCATGTGTTTGCTTACAGGCAAGCAGCAACCCATTTCAAGATTACACCCATCTATTAAAGGGGTTTCCGGAGGTCAAAGCTCAGGCGTGTCAATTGTTTCATTCAATAAAGATTCATTTGAGTCTTATGGTAAAGAGCAGGGGGTAAATGCCCCTGTATCTGAACAAGCTGCATTTGCCTACACAACAGCATTAAATTACTTGTTACGTCGCGAAAATAGACAAAGTATCGGTTTGGGGGATACGACTATCGTATTTTGGGCGCAGGCGGATAAAACTGAAAAGGCTCAAAAAGCCGAATCCTTATTTATGAACTTCTTTAATCCACAGTCGGCAACTGACGAGTCAGAGACAGTTCAGTTACAAGTTGAAATTGAAAAGTTGGCTAAGGGTCGCCCTTTGTCTGAAATCGCACCTGACCTAGATCCTAAAACTCAGTTTTTTATTTTGGGATTGGCACCGAATGCGGCGCGACTTTCAATTCGCTTTTGGTTGCAAACCGAGTTTGGTTATATTCAACAAAAACTGTCCGAGCATTTCCAAGATTTAGCACTAGACCCATTGCCCTGGAAAACACCGCCTTCAATTTGGCGTTTGTTAATGCAATTAGTTCCGCATCGGGAAGGGCAAAAAAACAAAATTGAAGATGTACCAGCGCATTTAGCCGGCGAGTTAATACGCTCGGTTTTAACCGGGCAACGCTACCCTAGAGCGATACTTGCTCAATTGCTATCACGGTTTCGTTCGGATGGCGACATAAATGGTTTACGGGTCGCAATGGTTAAAGCCGTTTTACAAAGAGAGTTTAGAAAACAATTAACCAAAGAGGAGATTCCAATGAGTTTAGACGAATCCAATACCAACCCTGCTTATTTGCTCGGCAGACTGTTTGCGGTGTTAGAAAATATTCAGCGAGGTGCATTAGGCGATAAGGTTAATGCCACGATTGCAGACAAATATTATGCCTCGGCTTCAACCGTGCCTTATTCAGTCTATCCAAGACTATTATCAGGTAGTAAGCACCATTTATCGAAGATTCGTAAAGAAAGGCCAGGCTGGGCTTTTAATTTAGAAAAAGAGTTGGGGCAAATTATGTCGCAATTGCCAACTGAATTTCCTCGCCATTTTTCGATTGAAAACCAAGGCCGTTTTTCGATTGGTTATTATCATCAAAAGAATGCGCGCTTTGTCAATGCAATCAAAGATGAAACTAATGAATTAATCTCTGAAGGAGAAGAATAA
- a CDS encoding type II toxin-antitoxin system RelE/ParE family toxin, whose translation MSKEWIIKFYTGVENDIREMPVGIRSRMVKLLEVIQIKGPDLGEPMTKPMGKGLFEIRAKGTEGIGRSLFCYQKGKMIVVLYAFVKKTQKTPKTILEIARQRQKEIEHANDDIR comes from the coding sequence ATGTCTAAAGAGTGGATAATAAAATTCTATACGGGTGTAGAAAACGACATTCGTGAAATGCCTGTTGGTATTCGAAGTAGGATGGTGAAGTTACTTGAAGTGATTCAGATAAAAGGTCCTGATTTAGGTGAGCCAATGACGAAACCGATGGGAAAAGGGTTATTTGAAATCCGAGCAAAAGGGACAGAAGGGATTGGCCGAAGCCTATTTTGTTATCAAAAAGGCAAGATGATTGTAGTTTTATATGCTTTTGTTAAAAAAACACAGAAGACGCCAAAAACTATTTTGGAGATTGCAAGACAACGTCAAAAGGAGATTGAACATGCAAATGATGACATTAGATGA
- the cas4 gene encoding CRISPR-associated protein Cas4, with amino-acid sequence MPDTRLIPLSALQHYAFCPRQCALIHNEQAWSENWLTAQGQQLHQRVDYGLPESRKGIRYERGVEVSAPTLGLTGKLDLVEVEITTGACFPVEYKRGKPKQDHIDLIQLCAQALCLEEMLGLDVPHGAIWYWQTHHRHQVELTPELRQETFNIINSTRELLNSSQTPKAKYEKKCQACSLYDLCNPKLTFRDASRAYVKAIYQENTDEETAK; translated from the coding sequence ATGCCCGATACCCGTTTAATCCCTTTGTCGGCATTACAGCATTATGCCTTTTGTCCGCGTCAGTGCGCACTCATTCATAATGAGCAGGCCTGGTCGGAGAACTGGCTTACCGCACAAGGCCAGCAACTGCATCAGCGGGTTGATTATGGTTTACCCGAATCCCGTAAGGGGATTCGTTACGAGCGCGGGGTGGAAGTCTCTGCCCCAACGCTCGGTTTAACCGGAAAGTTGGATTTGGTGGAGGTGGAAATCACCACCGGAGCCTGTTTTCCGGTTGAATACAAGCGTGGCAAACCCAAGCAAGATCATATTGATTTAATTCAACTCTGTGCCCAGGCTCTCTGTTTGGAGGAGATGTTGGGGTTAGATGTTCCACATGGAGCAATTTGGTATTGGCAAACACACCATCGTCACCAAGTAGAGCTCACCCCAGAGCTTCGGCAAGAAACGTTCAATATTATTAATTCAACCCGTGAATTGCTTAATTCCAGTCAAACCCCCAAAGCCAAGTATGAAAAAAAGTGCCAGGCCTGCTCACTCTACGACTTATGCAATCCTAAGCTAACATTCCGCGACGCCAGCCGCGCTTATGTAAAGGCGATTTATCAGGAGAACACCGATGAAGAAACTGCAAAATAG
- a CDS encoding CRISPR-associated endonuclease Cas3'' has protein sequence MNTYYGHSGKNPDKSDWQTLQDHLHEVANIAKHNARYFGAEELAYLAGLLHDLGKYTSEFQARLGGSPKKLTTLPLVQK, from the coding sequence ATGAATACATATTATGGGCACTCAGGTAAGAATCCAGATAAATCAGATTGGCAGACATTGCAAGACCATTTGCATGAAGTTGCAAACATTGCCAAACATAATGCACGTTATTTTGGTGCGGAAGAACTGGCTTATTTGGCAGGTTTGCTACATGACTTGGGAAAGTACACCTCAGAATTTCAGGCGCGTTTAGGCGGTTCACCTAAAAAGTTGACCACGCTACCGCTGGTGCAAAAATAG
- the cas5c gene encoding type I-C CRISPR-associated protein Cas5c: MAYGIKLHIWGDYACFTRPEMKVERVSYDVITPSAARGILEAIHWKPSIRWVVDRIHVLKPVRFESIRRNELGNCKISASKVSGAMNRKTTQDLYFLIDDGDNRQQRATTLLRDVGYVIEAHFELTDKAGSEDSVGKHLDIFNRRARRGQYFHQPCLGNREFPAYFALIETDDGFPTSDLVDVSKDLGWMLHDIDFANNAEPKFFRAELKNGVIEVPPFNAMEVVQ; encoded by the coding sequence ATGGCTTACGGAATTAAACTGCATATTTGGGGTGATTATGCGTGTTTTACACGACCAGAGATGAAGGTGGAACGAGTATCTTACGACGTGATTACACCATCGGCAGCGCGTGGCATTTTAGAAGCGATTCACTGGAAGCCCTCAATACGTTGGGTGGTAGATCGGATCCATGTTTTAAAGCCGGTGCGTTTTGAATCGATTCGGCGCAATGAATTGGGTAATTGCAAAATTTCGGCTTCAAAAGTAAGCGGGGCCATGAATAGGAAAACAACGCAGGATTTATACTTTTTGATTGATGACGGTGACAATCGTCAACAAAGAGCCACAACGCTGCTTAGAGATGTCGGATATGTGATCGAGGCTCACTTTGAATTGACCGATAAAGCCGGCAGTGAAGACTCAGTTGGTAAACATCTCGATATTTTTAACCGCCGCGCACGTAGGGGGCAGTATTTTCATCAGCCGTGCTTAGGCAATCGTGAATTCCCCGCCTATTTTGCATTGATTGAAACGGATGATGGCTTTCCTACTTCCGATTTAGTTGATGTATCTAAGGATTTGGGTTGGATGTTGCACGATATTGATTTTGCCAATAATGCCGAACCTAAGTTTTTTAGAGCGGAATTAAAGAATGGTGTGATTGAAGTCCCTCCCTTTAATGCAATGGAGGTGGTGCAATGA
- a CDS encoding IS3 family transposase — translation MDEHKAHYGVCRLCRLMDLKRSSYTSHLQSQPERAKKQAQQQNRLNELDQHITKMVEDYKNTIGARRIKTALKRKHKLIVSRRHIIERMNALELKVVTRQRYRNRNVAAIDDDRIAANVLKREFNVKGPNQKWVADISYIRTLEGWQYLAVFIDLYSRRVVGWAMDKHMSAQLVKTALMRALWSRKPKRGLIIHTDQGSQFVSKAYRNVLKHWGIKPSMSRRGNCWDNAVVESFFASLKKERVYRTTYSTGKEALYDVTEYIGWYNHKRMHSTNDDYSPVEYENQWIKAMKDLDKKWASLCTKKG, via the coding sequence ATAGACGAACATAAAGCCCACTATGGAGTGTGCCGACTGTGCCGATTAATGGATCTCAAACGCAGTAGTTACACCAGTCATCTTCAATCGCAGCCTGAGCGCGCCAAAAAGCAAGCTCAGCAACAGAATAGATTAAACGAACTAGATCAGCACATCACGAAGATGGTCGAGGACTACAAAAACACCATTGGTGCGCGACGCATTAAAACCGCCCTCAAGCGCAAGCATAAGCTCATCGTCAGTCGCCGACATATTATTGAGCGTATGAACGCCTTAGAGTTAAAAGTCGTCACACGCCAGCGTTACCGTAATCGCAATGTGGCGGCCATTGACGATGACCGGATTGCGGCCAATGTACTCAAGCGCGAATTTAATGTTAAAGGGCCGAATCAAAAATGGGTCGCCGACATTAGCTATATCCGCACGCTGGAAGGCTGGCAATATCTAGCCGTGTTTATCGATCTTTATTCACGCCGAGTGGTTGGCTGGGCTATGGATAAACACATGAGTGCCCAACTGGTGAAAACCGCTTTAATGAGAGCGTTGTGGAGCCGAAAGCCCAAGCGCGGGTTGATTATTCATACGGATCAAGGCAGTCAGTTTGTCTCCAAGGCCTATCGTAACGTGCTCAAACACTGGGGCATAAAACCCAGCATGAGCCGTCGCGGAAACTGTTGGGATAATGCGGTGGTAGAGAGTTTTTTTGCTTCTTTGAAAAAGGAACGAGTGTATCGGACAACCTACAGCACGGGTAAAGAAGCATTATACGATGTGACCGAATATATTGGTTGGTACAACCACAAAAGAATGCACAGTACCAATGACGATTACTCGCCAGTAGAGTATGAAAATCAATGGATCAAAGCCATGAAGGACTTAGATAAAAAATGGGCGTCTTTGTGTACGAAAAAGGGTTGA